The Herbaspirillum sp. DW155 genomic interval AAGATGCGTTGGTCTATTGCCCGACTTCGGATTACGCCGCCAACATGGAAGCGGCCGAAGCGCTGGCCGTGGACAGCACCCGTGGCGCCGCCACCCAGGCACTGGAGAAGACCGCCACCCCCGGCAAGTCCAAGTGCGAAGCCGTGGCCGAGCTGCTGGGCCTGCCGCTGGCACGTACCGTCAAATCCATCGTCCTGGCCGTGGACAACGAAGACCCGGCCAAGAAGGAAATCTGGCTGCTGCTGCTGCGCGGCGACCACGAACTGAACGAAGTGAAGGCCAGCAAGATCCCGGGCCTGTCCACCTACCGCTTCGCCAACGAAGCCGAGATCGTCGAATGGTTCGGCACGCCGCCGGGCTACCTCGGCCCGATCGGCACCAGGAAGCCGGTCAAGGTCGTGGCCGACCGCACGGTGGCCAACATGGCCGATTTCGTTTGCGGCGCCAACGAAGCCGATTTCCACTACACCGGCGCCAACTGGGGACGCGACCTGCCCGAACCGCTGGTGGCCGACATCCGCAACGTGGTCGAAGGCGATGCCTCGCCGGACGGCAAGGGCGTGCTGGCGATCCAGCGCGGCATCGAAGTGGGCCACGTGTTCCAGCTCGGCACCACCTATTCCGAAGCCATGAAGGCGACCTACCTGGACGAATCCGGCAAGCCGCAACCGCTGGTGATGGGCTGCTACGGCATCGGCGTGACCCGTATCCTGGGCGCGGCCATCGAACAGAATTTCGACGACCGCGGCATCATCTGGCCGACCTCGATTGCGCCCTTCGAAGTGGTGCTCTGCCCGATGGGCTACGACCGCAGCGAAGCCGTCAAGACCGAGATCGACAAGCTCTATGCGCAACTGACCGAAGCCGGTGTGGACGTGGTGCTGGACGACCGTGGCGAACGCCCCGGCGCGATGTTTGCGGACTGGGAGCTGATCGGCGTGCCGCATCGCATCGTGGTCGGTGATCGTGGCCTCAAGGAAGGCAACATCGAATACCAGGGGCGCCGCGACACCGAGGCCACCCAAGTGCCGCTGGCCGATGCGCTGGCTTTCATCCAGGGCAAGCTGGCCGCCTGATTTTTCCACAGGCTGCAATGACAAAGGCGGGCGCCATGGGCGTCCGCCTTTGTTTTTGGGGCAGGGAAATCAGCTGCGCTTACTTGGCCGGTACGATGGTCACGGTCTCGCGCAGGATGCCGCCCTCAGCGACGCTGCCGTCGACTTTGCCCTGGCCGTTGACGCGCTTCTCGCAATCGATGCGGTCCGATTGCGGCAGGCCTTCACAGCGGCGCAAGGCGTTTTCCTTCAGCTGGGCAGCGCCCGGATCGGTCAGGGTGCCGCGTGCGGCGGCCTGCTGGGCGGCACCGGCTTCACGCAGGCAGGTGGCGCGGTCCTCGGTGGAAGCGCCGCTCTTGCAGGCGGCGATCTGCTGTTGGTATTCCGAATTGCCCGCCTTGCCGGCGGCGAACACGTGCGAGGCGCCGCCCAGGGCAGCCAGGCCGATCACGAGGGCGCTGGCCGAGCGCAGCAGCTGGTGGCGCAGGGATGCGGTGGGTGCGGTTTGATTTGGCATGGTCATTTCCTTTCTCTTGGTCATGAGCGTCCAAGCTCATCTGTGAATGGCACAGGGTAGACCCGTTTTCCGGTTTTCGGTTCTTTTATTCAGTTCTGCCGACGGCATTGTGAGCGAAAGAGTTTGTTACAAGCCTTTGCGGCCGTCGGCCCATCCTGCAAACCGCCATGGT includes:
- a CDS encoding proline--tRNA ligase, yielding MRASRFFISTLKEAPSDAEIVSHKLMMRAGMIKRLGAGIYTYMPMGLRVIRKVEAIVREEMNRAGAVELLMPVVQPAELWQETGRWNKMGAELMRVKDRHGRDFAIQPTSEEVVTDVARSELRSYKQLPVNFYHIQTKFRDERRPRFGLMRGREFTMKDAYSFDRDVEGLKKSYQAMYDAYVRIFTRFGLEFRAVAADNGAIGGSGSHEFHVIAATGEDALVYCPTSDYAANMEAAEALAVDSTRGAATQALEKTATPGKSKCEAVAELLGLPLARTVKSIVLAVDNEDPAKKEIWLLLLRGDHELNEVKASKIPGLSTYRFANEAEIVEWFGTPPGYLGPIGTRKPVKVVADRTVANMADFVCGANEADFHYTGANWGRDLPEPLVADIRNVVEGDASPDGKGVLAIQRGIEVGHVFQLGTTYSEAMKATYLDESGKPQPLVMGCYGIGVTRILGAAIEQNFDDRGIIWPTSIAPFEVVLCPMGYDRSEAVKTEIDKLYAQLTEAGVDVVLDDRGERPGAMFADWELIGVPHRIVVGDRGLKEGNIEYQGRRDTEATQVPLADALAFIQGKLAA